Proteins from one Nerophis lumbriciformis linkage group LG08, RoL_Nlum_v2.1, whole genome shotgun sequence genomic window:
- the ghsra gene encoding growth hormone secretagogue receptor a, which produces MPPNWPENCSWAESHNSTWTFQDPPPLNYYTLPLLGAITVTCTLLFAVGVAGNVMTILVVGRYRDMRTTTNLYLCSMAVSDLLIFLCMPLDLYRMWRYRPWRLGDALCKLFQFVSESSTYSTILSITALSVERYVAICFPLRAKALVTKRRVRGLILLLWTVALMSAGPVFVMVGVEQDEAGFRLNNTRVPLEDDTRECRMTHYAVESGLMGAMVWLSSVFFFAPVFCLTVLYSLIGRRLWRRHRETTAGPRVTHRDRSNRQTIKMLVVVVAAFVLCWLPFHMCRYLQFRSLDAPSPLLSALSEHCSLVSVVLFYLSAAINPILYNTMSWKYRGAAARLFGLVDHQRPRARTTSTLKADGWTESTISF; this is translated from the exons ATGCCCCCTAATTGGCCTGAAAACTGCAGCTGGGCCGAGAGCCACAACTCCACCTGGACTTTCCAGGACCCGCCGCCGCTCAACTACTACACCCTCCCCCTCCTGGGCGCCATCACGGTGACGTGCACGCTGCTCTTCGCGGTGGGCGTGGCCGGCAACGTGATGACCATCCTGGTGGTGGGCAGGTACCGGGACATGCGCACCACCACCAACCTGTACCTGTGCAGCATGGCCGTGTCCGACCTGCTCATCTTCCTGTGCATGCCGCTAGACCTCTACCGCATGTGGCGCTACCGACCTTGGCGCCTGGGGGACGCGCTGTGCAAGCTCTTCCAGTTCGTGTCCGAGTCCAGCACCTACTCCACCATCCTGAGCATCACCGCCCTCTCCGTGGAAAGGTACGTGGCCATTTGCTTCCCGCTGCGCGCCAAGGCCCTGGTGACCAAGCGGCGGGTACGCGGCCTCATCCTCCTCCTGTGGACCGTGGCGCTAATGAGTGCCGGGCCCGTCTTCGTCATGGTGGGCGTGGAGCAGGACGAGGCGGGCTTCCGTCTCAACAACACCCGAGTGCCGCTGGAGGACGACACCCGCGAGTGCAGGATGACGCACTACGCCGTGGAGTCGGGCCTGATGGGCGCCATGGTGTGGCTGAGCTCCGTCTTCTTCTTCGCGCCCGTCTTCTGTCTCACGGTTCTCTACAGCCTGATTGGACGCCGCCTGTGGCGCCGCCACCGGGAGACGACCGCCGGCCCGCGGGTGACGCACAGGGACAGGAGCAACAGGCAGACCATCAAGATGTTGG tgGTGGTGGTGGCGGCGTTTGTCCTGTGCTGGCTACCTTTCCACATGTGTCGCTACCTGCAGTTCCGCTCTTTGGACGCACCGTCTCCTCTGCTGTCCGCCTTGTCCGAGCACTGCAGCTTGGTGTCGGTGGTCCTCTTCTACCTGAGCGCCGCCATCAACCCCATCCTCTACAACACCATGTCCTGGAAGTACCGGGGAGCGGCTGCTCGCCTCTTCGGCCTCGTCGACCACCAGCGGCCGCGGGCGCGTACAACCAGCACCTTGAAGGCTGACGGATGGACAGAATCTACCATCAGCTTCtaa